One Vigna unguiculata cultivar IT97K-499-35 chromosome 11, ASM411807v1, whole genome shotgun sequence DNA window includes the following coding sequences:
- the LOC114168784 gene encoding zinc finger CCCH domain-containing protein 22-like isoform X2 → MDCYEATRIVFLRVQTLDPENASKIMGLLLLQDHGEKEMIRLAFGPEALVHSVIVKARKELGLPLNSPPTPSTPPSPSPFLPRQNSTSSRLSGINLPPALTIPNPSSTSSSWPTMSELQTPDGLMSPNNLVVGSSTSSSSLSFYANGGSDPIDDFQLEDQLSFLNDGSAPVHKNNPDLFYPCHSDLSSSPTAASDPTLFPTFDWGGSLHRRSCSVNDVCLGSEDSNSGLGWKPCLYFARGYCKNGTGCRFLHGGLGDADAAAAAPAAMVGSPSKLEMMEQCHELFRAKTSQQQRLAAASQFMASSTFPYTPKGVNLLLQQQQNDTQRAAALMMSEDLHKFGRSRLERNDFSLNSPGMVNPASRQIYLTFPADSTFREEDVSNYFSIYGPVQDVRIPYQQKRMFGFVTFVYPETVKLILSKGNPHFVCDARVLVKPYKEKGKVPDKKQQQVDRGDFSPSGTPTGLDARDQFDLQLGGRMFYNTQDMLWRRKLEEEADLQQALELQSRRLMGLQLLDVKKHHQRALSTGSPIPSPTHSLNMFNQNLVLPSFHNISEAPKENGLTSAPPSTASVSAGQQSVKVAVGKEVVVVNGEKGLNEGNDKQKSGHEDVDLQECSEHNLPDSPFASPTKAAGDLMVSFSNGTVEAIDTDASVTSKFGTSALLPPASAIDMGTFKSYNCQIPRFPSGHGTFGMFPGTGGPIGI, encoded by the exons ATGGATTGTTACGAAGCTACACGAATTGTGTTCTTAAGGGTCCAAACTTTGGACCCAGAAAATGCTTCCAAAATCATGGGTTTGCTTCTGCTTCAAGACCATGGTGAGAAGGAAATGATTAGATTAGCATTTGGTCCAGAAGCACTTGTTCACTCAGTGATTGTTAAAGCCCGCAAGGAGTTAGGTTTACCTCTGAACTCTCCGCCAACACCCTCCactcctccttctccttcacCGTTCCTTCCGAGGCAGAACTCTACTTCTTCAAGGCTCAGTGGTATCAACCTCCCTCCAGCTCTCACCATTCCAAACccttcttctacttcttcttcATGGCCTACTATGTCTGAGCTTCAAACCCCTGATGGTTTGATGAGCCCCAACAATTTGGTTGTTGGCTCTTCTACTTCTTCATCTTCCTTATCCTTTTATGCAAATGGAGGCTCAGATCCAATTGATGACTTCCAACTTGAAGACCAGCTCTCTTTCCTGAATGATGGTTCTGCTCCTGTTCACAAAAACAACCCTGATTTGTTTTACCCTTGTCACTCAGACTTGTCTTCAAGTCCTACTGCAGCTTCTGACCCTACTCTCTTTCCTACCTTCGATTGGGGAGGGTCTCTTCACCGCAGGAGTTGTTCTGTCAATGATGTTTGTTTGGGCTCTGAGGACTCCAATTCCGGATTGGGGTGGAAGCCTTGTCTTTACTTTGCTAGGGGATACTGTAAAAATGGCACTGGTTGCAGGTTCCTTCATGGTGGACTTGGAGATGCtgatgctgctgctgctgctccTGCTGCAATGGTTGGGTCTCCTAGCAAGCTTGAGATGATGGAGCAGTGCCATGAGCTTTTCAGAGCCAAAACTTCACAGCAGCAAAGACTGGCTGCTGCTTCTCAGTTCATGGCCTCTTCTACTTTTCCATACACCCCAAAGGGCGTGAATTTGCTGTTGCAGCAGCAACAAAATGATACTCAAAG AGCTGCAGCTCTGATGATGAGTGAGGATTTGCATAAATTTGGACGATCCAGGCTTGAAAGAAATGATTTTTCTCTGAACAGTCCTGGGATGGTAAACCCAGCTTCCAGGCAGATCTACTTGACTTTCCCAGCAGATAGCACTTTCAGAGAGGAAGATGTTTCAAATTACTTCAG CATTTATGGCCCAGTCCAAGACGTGAGGATCCCATACCAGCAGAAGAGAATGTTTGGCTTTGTTACCTTTGTTTATCCTGAGACTGTGAAGCTCATTCTATCTAAAGGAAATCCTCATTTTGTGTGTGATGCTCGAGTGCTTGTTAAGCCTTACAAGGAGAAGGGCAAAGTCCCGGACAA GAAGCAGCAGCAGGTAGATAGAGGAGATTTTTCACCAAGTGGTACTCCTACTGGACTAGATGCTAGAGACCAATTTGATCTTCAACTTG GTGGCAGAATGTTCTACAATACTCAAGACATGCTGTGGAGGAGGAAGCTGGAGGAGGAAGCTGATTTGCAGCAAGCTCTTGAGTTACAAAGTAGGAGGCTAATGGGTCTGCAACTTCTTGACGTCAAGAAGCATCACCAGCGTGCACTCTCCACTGGAAGTCCAATTCCTTCCCCAACTCACTCTCTTAACATGTTCAACCAAAATCTTGTTCTTCCTTCCTTTCACAATATTTCCGAGGCCCCAaagg AGAATGGTTTAACTTCTGCTCCACCTAGTACTGCTTCAGTTTCTGCTGGTCAGCAATCTGTCAAAGTTGCTGTTGGCAAGGAAGTGGTGGTGGTGAATGGCGAGAAAGGATTGAATGAAGGCAATGACAAGCAGAAATCTGGTCATGAAGATGTTGATTTGCAAGAATG TTCGGAGCATAATCTCCCTGATAGCCCTTTTGCTTCCCCAACAAAAGCTGCTGGAGACTTGATGGTTTCCTTCTCTAATGGAACTGTTGAGGCCATTGACACAGATGCCTCTGTCACCTCCAAATTTGGTACTAGTGCATTGCTTCCACCAGCATCTGCAATTGACATGGGAACTTTCAAATCCTATAACTGTCAAATACCAAG GTTCCCTTCTGGCCATGGAACTTTTGGGATGTTCCCGGGCACGGGTGGCCCTATTGGCATTTAG
- the LOC114168784 gene encoding zinc finger CCCH domain-containing protein 53-like isoform X1 — protein MDCYEATRIVFLRVQTLDPENASKIMGLLLLQDHGEKEMIRLAFGPEALVHSVIVKARKELGLPLNSPPTPSTPPSPSPFLPRQNSTSSRLSGINLPPALTIPNPSSTSSSWPTMSELQTPDGLMSPNNLVVGSSTSSSSLSFYANGGSDPIDDFQLEDQLSFLNDGSAPVHKNNPDLFYPCHSDLSSSPTAASDPTLFPTFDWGGSLHRRSCSVNDVCLGSEDSNSGLGWKPCLYFARGYCKNGTGCRFLHGGLGDADAAAAAPAAMVGSPSKLEMMEQCHELFRAKTSQQQRLAAASQFMASSTFPYTPKGVNLLLQQQQNDTQRAAALMMSEDLHKFGRSRLERNDFSLNSPGMVNPASRQIYLTFPADSTFREEDVSNYFSIYGPVQDVRIPYQQKRMFGFVTFVYPETVKLILSKGNPHFVCDARVLVKPYKEKGKVPDKYRKQQQVDRGDFSPSGTPTGLDARDQFDLQLGGRMFYNTQDMLWRRKLEEEADLQQALELQSRRLMGLQLLDVKKHHQRALSTGSPIPSPTHSLNMFNQNLVLPSFHNISEAPKENGLTSAPPSTASVSAGQQSVKVAVGKEVVVVNGEKGLNEGNDKQKSGHEDVDLQECSEHNLPDSPFASPTKAAGDLMVSFSNGTVEAIDTDASVTSKFGTSALLPPASAIDMGTFKSYNCQIPRFPSGHGTFGMFPGTGGPIGI, from the exons ATGGATTGTTACGAAGCTACACGAATTGTGTTCTTAAGGGTCCAAACTTTGGACCCAGAAAATGCTTCCAAAATCATGGGTTTGCTTCTGCTTCAAGACCATGGTGAGAAGGAAATGATTAGATTAGCATTTGGTCCAGAAGCACTTGTTCACTCAGTGATTGTTAAAGCCCGCAAGGAGTTAGGTTTACCTCTGAACTCTCCGCCAACACCCTCCactcctccttctccttcacCGTTCCTTCCGAGGCAGAACTCTACTTCTTCAAGGCTCAGTGGTATCAACCTCCCTCCAGCTCTCACCATTCCAAACccttcttctacttcttcttcATGGCCTACTATGTCTGAGCTTCAAACCCCTGATGGTTTGATGAGCCCCAACAATTTGGTTGTTGGCTCTTCTACTTCTTCATCTTCCTTATCCTTTTATGCAAATGGAGGCTCAGATCCAATTGATGACTTCCAACTTGAAGACCAGCTCTCTTTCCTGAATGATGGTTCTGCTCCTGTTCACAAAAACAACCCTGATTTGTTTTACCCTTGTCACTCAGACTTGTCTTCAAGTCCTACTGCAGCTTCTGACCCTACTCTCTTTCCTACCTTCGATTGGGGAGGGTCTCTTCACCGCAGGAGTTGTTCTGTCAATGATGTTTGTTTGGGCTCTGAGGACTCCAATTCCGGATTGGGGTGGAAGCCTTGTCTTTACTTTGCTAGGGGATACTGTAAAAATGGCACTGGTTGCAGGTTCCTTCATGGTGGACTTGGAGATGCtgatgctgctgctgctgctccTGCTGCAATGGTTGGGTCTCCTAGCAAGCTTGAGATGATGGAGCAGTGCCATGAGCTTTTCAGAGCCAAAACTTCACAGCAGCAAAGACTGGCTGCTGCTTCTCAGTTCATGGCCTCTTCTACTTTTCCATACACCCCAAAGGGCGTGAATTTGCTGTTGCAGCAGCAACAAAATGATACTCAAAG AGCTGCAGCTCTGATGATGAGTGAGGATTTGCATAAATTTGGACGATCCAGGCTTGAAAGAAATGATTTTTCTCTGAACAGTCCTGGGATGGTAAACCCAGCTTCCAGGCAGATCTACTTGACTTTCCCAGCAGATAGCACTTTCAGAGAGGAAGATGTTTCAAATTACTTCAG CATTTATGGCCCAGTCCAAGACGTGAGGATCCCATACCAGCAGAAGAGAATGTTTGGCTTTGTTACCTTTGTTTATCCTGAGACTGTGAAGCTCATTCTATCTAAAGGAAATCCTCATTTTGTGTGTGATGCTCGAGTGCTTGTTAAGCCTTACAAGGAGAAGGGCAAAGTCCCGGACAAGTACAG GAAGCAGCAGCAGGTAGATAGAGGAGATTTTTCACCAAGTGGTACTCCTACTGGACTAGATGCTAGAGACCAATTTGATCTTCAACTTG GTGGCAGAATGTTCTACAATACTCAAGACATGCTGTGGAGGAGGAAGCTGGAGGAGGAAGCTGATTTGCAGCAAGCTCTTGAGTTACAAAGTAGGAGGCTAATGGGTCTGCAACTTCTTGACGTCAAGAAGCATCACCAGCGTGCACTCTCCACTGGAAGTCCAATTCCTTCCCCAACTCACTCTCTTAACATGTTCAACCAAAATCTTGTTCTTCCTTCCTTTCACAATATTTCCGAGGCCCCAaagg AGAATGGTTTAACTTCTGCTCCACCTAGTACTGCTTCAGTTTCTGCTGGTCAGCAATCTGTCAAAGTTGCTGTTGGCAAGGAAGTGGTGGTGGTGAATGGCGAGAAAGGATTGAATGAAGGCAATGACAAGCAGAAATCTGGTCATGAAGATGTTGATTTGCAAGAATG TTCGGAGCATAATCTCCCTGATAGCCCTTTTGCTTCCCCAACAAAAGCTGCTGGAGACTTGATGGTTTCCTTCTCTAATGGAACTGTTGAGGCCATTGACACAGATGCCTCTGTCACCTCCAAATTTGGTACTAGTGCATTGCTTCCACCAGCATCTGCAATTGACATGGGAACTTTCAAATCCTATAACTGTCAAATACCAAG GTTCCCTTCTGGCCATGGAACTTTTGGGATGTTCCCGGGCACGGGTGGCCCTATTGGCATTTAG